A single Paraburkholderia megapolitana DNA region contains:
- a CDS encoding YcaO-like family protein codes for MSRELISQYPALTLREELARQEPVVYSANGNRSFDGEAFLARIERIAPLVGITRVADISRLSPTPFPVYQSCRPNLHLSADYGQNSGAQGKGATQTQARISCLMEAIESYCVEPRVPQLLRASWDYLRRQRLAVRPDQFIQRAEHSLGIDDQLMWTPAYSVRLQCEVYVPAEAVYFPFIPSYYDTGAGFISGSNGLASGATYLEATVHALYELIERYYVSRMEAGGLALEALYEDEIEDPSLRAALGQESSDYIIQLYAFFLPGLTNLPMVRACLISGDTFYSGWGCAGTVDIAVSRAVSEALQCRATHISGSREDMKMHTFASASVDPEDEVFGLCIQPEERTLHMEDFRRRVHDHRFSNLGEELRFVFSWLFELGHDNVLVANLTRRGVDVPVVKVLIPSLDVPKEFKCAKFANKEDRAPFHRQYRIDSH; via the coding sequence ATGAGTAGAGAACTTATCAGTCAGTATCCGGCGCTGACTCTCAGAGAGGAGCTGGCGCGGCAAGAACCAGTCGTGTATTCAGCCAACGGCAACCGGTCATTCGACGGTGAGGCATTCCTCGCCCGGATCGAGCGAATTGCACCGCTGGTCGGTATTACGCGGGTCGCTGACATTTCACGACTCAGCCCTACGCCTTTCCCGGTCTACCAGAGCTGCCGTCCGAACCTCCATCTCAGCGCCGACTACGGACAGAATTCAGGTGCGCAAGGAAAAGGGGCCACCCAGACCCAGGCTCGTATCTCATGCCTGATGGAAGCGATCGAGAGTTATTGCGTGGAGCCACGTGTTCCGCAGCTACTACGTGCGAGCTGGGATTATCTGCGCAGGCAACGGCTAGCAGTGCGTCCCGACCAGTTCATTCAGCGTGCAGAGCACTCCCTGGGTATCGACGATCAGTTAATGTGGACCCCCGCGTATTCCGTTCGGCTGCAATGCGAGGTTTACGTTCCGGCCGAGGCAGTCTATTTTCCGTTCATCCCTTCCTACTACGACACGGGTGCCGGATTCATAAGTGGTTCCAACGGTTTGGCCTCTGGCGCCACCTACCTTGAAGCGACGGTTCACGCGCTGTACGAGTTGATTGAACGCTACTACGTTAGTCGTATGGAAGCCGGAGGTCTGGCCTTGGAGGCTCTATATGAGGATGAAATCGAAGATCCTTCGCTACGAGCCGCGTTGGGTCAAGAATCCTCAGACTACATCATTCAGCTTTATGCATTTTTTTTGCCCGGTTTAACGAACCTTCCGATGGTACGCGCCTGCCTGATCAGCGGGGATACCTTCTATTCCGGTTGGGGATGTGCGGGAACAGTGGACATCGCTGTCTCTCGTGCGGTCTCTGAGGCACTGCAATGTCGCGCGACACACATCAGTGGTAGTCGCGAGGATATGAAGATGCACACCTTCGCCTCGGCAAGCGTTGATCCTGAAGACGAGGTCTTCGGCCTTTGCATACAGCCTGAGGAACGGACGCTGCACATGGAGGATTTTCGCCGCCGAGTACACGATCATCGCTTCAGCAATCTAGGCGAGGAGCTCCGGTTCGTATTCTCATGGTTGTTCGAACTCGGTCACGACAATGTGCTCGTCGCCAACCTGACGCGACGTGGTGTCGACGTACCGGTGGTCAAAGTACTGATACCAAGCCTCGATGTCCCGAAAGAATTCAAGTGCGCAAAATTTGCCAACAAAGAGGATCGGGCGCCCTTCCATCGGCAGTACCGCATCGACAGCCACTAG
- a CDS encoding MFS transporter: protein MRYIYNARQLGLGMPQVLASEALTWLGLMMGHITVMWWVTQSGGVRDLSVFGVVIAVISLATAPWLSPLGDRFPKRTMRVLAIGLFALVALAMELLAWNNIYDLAALIVLEAIALCANAIFASVSSAQLIELADTSFLSKSFAYQKSAQSVGRLAGPGVAGPLLSVSSTANAFLIQAVVLGIAALLACCVPWHAAGVHSKERCSWIVNIREGLRASMTVPLERNWILVSFLSSLFLLPVLNMLVPLKVQSLQLSGKWFGWCEAMLSLGMLLSALKGTEITVRWLGRRRARIVAGILLALGLVAFGASENPMVLLATFCVAGFAQSTLMLVGFTHRTLARPTHMQARMAAIAGMSVDFASLLGPVLAGLALTRVSVGAAYMGFALCGALLALAVSWLPGVGTLLDLDHAAAEGWYAKVWPMAFNHSELSSITADLK, encoded by the coding sequence ATGAGATATATCTACAATGCACGCCAATTGGGTCTGGGTATGCCGCAGGTCCTCGCAAGCGAGGCGCTGACTTGGCTTGGACTTATGATGGGGCACATCACAGTGATGTGGTGGGTGACGCAGTCGGGTGGGGTTCGCGATTTGTCGGTATTTGGCGTAGTCATCGCTGTAATCTCTTTGGCTACCGCGCCTTGGTTGTCGCCGCTAGGCGATAGATTTCCAAAACGTACGATGCGGGTGCTAGCGATCGGACTGTTTGCCCTCGTAGCTTTGGCGATGGAGTTGCTCGCCTGGAACAACATTTACGACTTGGCGGCTCTCATCGTGCTGGAGGCAATTGCCCTATGTGCCAATGCAATTTTCGCCTCGGTATCTTCGGCGCAGCTCATTGAATTGGCAGATACCAGTTTTCTGTCTAAGTCATTTGCGTACCAGAAATCTGCTCAGTCGGTTGGTCGCCTCGCAGGGCCTGGTGTGGCGGGGCCGTTGCTCTCGGTATCCAGTACGGCTAATGCGTTTTTGATTCAAGCAGTGGTGCTTGGTATCGCAGCGCTGCTGGCTTGCTGTGTTCCGTGGCACGCGGCTGGAGTTCACTCGAAAGAAAGGTGTTCGTGGATCGTCAATATCCGCGAGGGATTACGTGCGTCAATGACTGTGCCTTTGGAGCGCAATTGGATATTGGTCAGTTTCCTGTCTAGCCTATTTTTACTCCCAGTGTTAAACATGCTTGTGCCGTTGAAGGTGCAATCGCTACAACTGTCAGGAAAATGGTTCGGTTGGTGCGAAGCGATGCTGTCGCTGGGAATGCTGTTGAGTGCGCTTAAGGGAACGGAAATAACGGTACGCTGGCTAGGCCGTCGCCGCGCACGGATAGTTGCTGGTATCTTGCTCGCGCTAGGTTTGGTGGCTTTTGGAGCAAGCGAGAATCCTATGGTGCTCTTGGCCACTTTCTGCGTTGCCGGATTCGCGCAGTCAACGCTTATGCTCGTGGGTTTCACTCATCGCACGCTTGCCCGGCCCACGCACATGCAGGCTCGCATGGCGGCCATTGCAGGCATGAGTGTCGACTTTGCTTCCCTCCTAGGGCCCGTGCTGGCAGGTTTAGCCTTAACGCGGGTATCTGTAGGAGCGGCTTACATGGGGTTTGCGCTCTGCGGCGCGCTGCTCGCGCTAGCTGTCTCGTGGCTGCCCGGTGTGGGCACTCTATTGGATCTGGACCATGCGGCGGCGGAAGGTTGGTACGCCAAGGTCTGGCCGATGGCCTTTAACCATTCTGAACTGTCCAGCATAACCGCGGACCTGAAATGA
- a CDS encoding JmjC domain-containing protein, which produces MLLMQGNERSFTSVFSWSGLNEVLTFRNLDFPRCKLIKNGRALEPAKYLKVRSDALGERVRGISVEKIASQLESGVTLVIENLDDLWPAVRGVKIALESRLGEKVGATLFVGTGQSAGFTTHWDDGDVLVYQIQGQKRWQLHEPSVISPMKDIHGTLPPPTTPPVWDRIIAPGDVLYLPRGWWHTPIPINEPCMHISFGFRRRTAMDFFRWLSPYVAESPVWRQNLTRDKLPPVESQLEALRSALKQLLDEPNLLDRYLESMGDGVPTPQPLLVFDGAGVHCAYRDKHVAKTE; this is translated from the coding sequence ATGCTCCTCATGCAAGGGAATGAGCGCTCCTTCACGTCGGTTTTCTCGTGGAGTGGACTCAACGAAGTACTCACCTTCAGAAATCTCGATTTCCCTCGCTGCAAATTGATAAAGAACGGTAGGGCGCTGGAGCCGGCGAAATACCTGAAGGTGCGATCCGACGCGCTTGGCGAGCGCGTGCGTGGAATCAGCGTCGAAAAAATAGCATCGCAACTCGAATCAGGTGTAACGCTGGTGATTGAAAATTTGGACGATCTCTGGCCGGCAGTGCGTGGAGTGAAAATCGCCTTGGAATCTCGCCTAGGCGAGAAAGTAGGAGCCACGCTGTTCGTGGGCACGGGTCAAAGCGCCGGCTTCACTACGCATTGGGATGACGGAGATGTCCTCGTCTATCAAATACAAGGGCAAAAACGCTGGCAATTGCACGAGCCGAGTGTGATCAGTCCAATGAAAGATATCCACGGGACATTACCACCGCCGACCACGCCTCCGGTCTGGGACCGCATCATTGCACCCGGGGACGTGCTTTATCTGCCGCGTGGTTGGTGGCACACACCTATTCCGATCAATGAACCATGTATGCACATCTCGTTCGGCTTTCGGCGCAGAACGGCAATGGACTTCTTCCGCTGGCTAAGTCCGTACGTCGCGGAAAGTCCCGTGTGGCGCCAAAACCTGACCAGAGATAAGCTGCCGCCAGTCGAATCCCAATTGGAAGCGCTGCGCAGTGCGCTTAAACAGCTACTCGATGAGCCCAACCTGCTTGATCGATATCTGGAAAGTATGGGCGATGGCGTGCCAACCCCACAGCCTTTGCTCGTTTTCGACGGTGCAGGCGTGCATTGTGCCTATCGGGACAAGCATGTGGCGAAAACAGAATGA
- a CDS encoding MFS transporter: protein MLHLKTKLGFPFHVFQIGLVCGNASVQFLRVATAWWALGKTGSPAIFASILATASAAEVYARPMLGSLGDHFPKLRVVSATQALTALAAVLILIMSLSGTFNTYVLTGLLLISSLSSAARDPAASGAVPLLVKPEQITAAVGVRMTTNSTLMLVGPIIGTSTIGVFGVGATFILAAIASLAGAVLVLFCHIHFGVQSSHTKSGAYFEVWWPKTKEGFRAVKRTTAEFQLAIVAALVNLVMFPFFTVVLPSWVKLELKAPATVIGIFDTCFGIGLLLGTTVTVKVLNRQVGRFGSVFIGFCLLGIGLLSTALMKNEATCFGFAILMGNAFSLINVNTSSLRSAATPANFRARMNAMAVFISTCANPLGLLAAGAGVEILGAKTVMLIGGIAVIAIAPFITLLAHTRRALSLPESEIIDFYERTYPAAFQSGQVS from the coding sequence ATGCTCCATTTGAAGACGAAGCTTGGTTTTCCATTTCACGTATTCCAGATCGGCCTTGTTTGTGGGAATGCATCTGTTCAATTCCTGCGGGTGGCAACTGCATGGTGGGCGTTGGGCAAGACCGGATCACCAGCAATATTTGCCTCTATCCTCGCGACTGCAAGCGCGGCAGAGGTCTATGCCAGGCCAATGCTTGGATCACTAGGAGATCATTTCCCTAAGCTCCGAGTCGTGAGTGCAACGCAAGCATTAACCGCGTTGGCCGCAGTCCTGATCTTGATCATGTCGTTGTCAGGCACGTTCAATACGTATGTGCTTACCGGATTGCTGTTGATCTCGAGCTTGAGCTCTGCAGCGCGTGATCCGGCAGCGTCAGGTGCCGTACCGTTGCTCGTTAAGCCCGAGCAAATCACTGCGGCGGTGGGTGTGCGCATGACTACGAACTCCACTTTGATGCTTGTGGGTCCGATTATTGGAACGTCTACGATCGGAGTATTCGGCGTCGGCGCGACGTTCATACTGGCTGCGATTGCAAGCTTGGCTGGTGCAGTGTTGGTTTTGTTCTGCCATATCCACTTCGGTGTGCAATCGTCTCATACGAAGTCTGGTGCGTATTTCGAGGTTTGGTGGCCGAAGACGAAGGAAGGTTTCCGAGCTGTAAAGCGTACAACGGCAGAATTTCAGTTAGCCATCGTGGCGGCGTTGGTCAACTTGGTCATGTTCCCTTTCTTCACTGTGGTACTTCCCTCCTGGGTTAAGTTGGAGCTGAAGGCACCAGCGACTGTTATAGGGATATTTGATACCTGCTTCGGGATCGGGCTTCTTCTCGGTACCACCGTCACCGTTAAGGTATTGAACAGACAGGTTGGCCGATTTGGATCAGTATTTATAGGATTTTGCCTGTTAGGGATCGGTCTCTTGTCGACCGCGCTCATGAAGAACGAGGCAACCTGTTTTGGTTTTGCTATCTTAATGGGGAATGCATTTTCGCTCATTAATGTCAACACCAGCTCGTTGCGGTCGGCCGCCACGCCGGCTAATTTCCGCGCGCGAATGAATGCGATGGCGGTTTTTATATCGACCTGCGCCAACCCGCTGGGACTTCTGGCCGCTGGCGCTGGCGTGGAGATTTTGGGGGCAAAAACCGTGATGCTTATCGGCGGCATAGCTGTTATCGCAATTGCCCCGTTTATCACACTTCTTGCGCACACTCGCCGCGCGCTAAGCCTGCCAGAGAGTGAGATCATAGATTTTTACGAACGGACGTACCCGGCCGCCTTCCAATCAGGTCAGGTAAGCTAA
- a CDS encoding ThiF family adenylyltransferase, protein MQAQLTAGELAMYARQLKLPGMTIETQLKLKRARVLVVGAGGLGSPVLLYLAGAGVGKIGIVDGDSVSVSNLHRQVLFDQRTVGTSKVEAARDRLLALNGNISVEVHQLFLSRDNAAAICAQYDVVVDGTDNFAAKYLLDEICGMLQIPLVYASIFQFEGQLSVFHWAADPEGPKSYRDLYPAPPSRDMAPNCSEAGVIGVLPGILGTLQANEVVKIITGIGEPISSKLLVFDALTCNTRLLKFKHRKSAVPVEHIDDRCVTPDFEISVAELLDWLKQGKAVALIDVREPHEHQAAAIGGTLIPLATLPERLSELSQAALIVCYCQSGGRSAKAARFLESKEYRTSYSLRGGMNALNASLIEEIACSI, encoded by the coding sequence ATGCAAGCACAACTGACCGCGGGTGAACTCGCTATGTATGCTAGGCAGCTCAAACTGCCGGGTATGACAATCGAAACGCAGCTTAAGCTTAAGCGTGCACGAGTGCTGGTAGTTGGCGCCGGAGGATTGGGGTCGCCGGTACTACTCTATCTAGCAGGCGCGGGGGTTGGTAAGATAGGCATCGTGGACGGCGACTCCGTCAGCGTGAGCAATCTTCATCGGCAGGTGCTGTTCGACCAGCGTACCGTGGGCACTTCGAAAGTTGAAGCAGCGCGCGATCGTCTGCTAGCATTGAATGGCAACATCTCTGTTGAAGTGCATCAGCTTTTCCTTTCGCGGGATAACGCGGCGGCCATCTGTGCTCAGTATGACGTTGTGGTCGACGGAACAGATAATTTCGCAGCTAAATATCTGCTAGACGAGATCTGCGGAATGCTCCAAATTCCCTTGGTGTATGCCTCCATATTCCAGTTCGAGGGCCAACTTTCGGTGTTCCATTGGGCAGCCGACCCCGAAGGACCCAAATCATACCGAGATCTATACCCTGCACCTCCCAGCCGTGACATGGCGCCAAATTGCAGCGAAGCCGGCGTGATCGGCGTTCTGCCGGGTATCCTGGGCACACTGCAAGCCAACGAAGTGGTGAAGATCATCACGGGAATCGGTGAGCCGATAAGCTCAAAATTGTTGGTGTTCGACGCATTGACCTGCAATACCCGACTTTTGAAGTTCAAACATCGAAAGTCTGCCGTGCCTGTAGAGCACATCGACGATCGATGCGTCACACCTGACTTTGAGATATCTGTCGCGGAGCTTCTTGACTGGCTCAAACAAGGCAAAGCAGTTGCGCTGATTGATGTGCGGGAACCGCATGAGCATCAAGCAGCCGCAATCGGCGGAACGCTAATCCCTTTGGCCACGCTGCCGGAGCGACTCAGCGAACTTTCCCAGGCAGCTCTCATCGTATGCTATTGCCAATCGGGGGGACGTAGCGCTAAGGCCGCGAGATTCCTCGAATCGAAAGAATACCGGACCAGCTATAGCCTTCGCGGTGGAATGAACGCGCTTAACGCATCGTTGATCGAAGAAATAGCATGCTCCATTTGA
- a CDS encoding MoaD/ThiS family protein: MIQISLPSQLKSLVPPSANLVLDGTTLRAALRQLVERFPLLNEQIFDERGAIREFLNIFVEGEVVEDMNTPLRPGADVQLIMAVAGG, encoded by the coding sequence GTGATTCAAATTTCCCTGCCGAGCCAACTTAAATCTTTAGTGCCTCCTTCAGCCAACTTAGTCTTAGATGGAACCACCTTACGTGCTGCGCTAAGACAACTCGTCGAACGTTTCCCGCTTTTGAATGAACAAATATTTGACGAGCGTGGCGCAATTCGCGAATTCCTCAACATCTTCGTTGAAGGCGAAGTGGTGGAAGATATGAACACACCTTTGCGACCGGGCGCCGACGTTCAACTGATTATGGCGGTTGCTGGAGGCTAG
- a CDS encoding TfuA-like protein, which translates to MEISRLSCHFFVGPTCHGLELPENWSDGLCIHPPVRRGDIARLCKKDLGGVIVIVDGTYHRYPAVAHAEIRTALEQGWEVWGLSSMGAIRAAEMASLGMKGFGVVYEAFAEDEDLPDDVVALVHADEPPYTPVSEPLIHIKAYLKDLIDNGLIDSAQYREVIAKISCTWFGNRTLPALRTLLSHSGTGATQLEESLRRMKHFQRYRVKCHDFKEFLVARPWVAGRK; encoded by the coding sequence ATGGAAATTTCTCGGCTTTCATGCCATTTTTTCGTGGGACCAACTTGCCATGGCCTCGAGCTTCCTGAGAACTGGTCTGATGGACTGTGCATTCACCCACCAGTTCGTCGGGGTGATATTGCGCGACTATGCAAGAAGGATCTGGGTGGAGTCATCGTGATCGTGGACGGAACCTACCATCGCTATCCTGCCGTCGCGCATGCTGAAATCAGAACCGCACTTGAACAAGGCTGGGAGGTATGGGGGCTTTCTTCGATGGGCGCAATCCGCGCGGCGGAAATGGCATCACTTGGTATGAAGGGCTTCGGCGTGGTCTACGAAGCCTTCGCAGAGGACGAAGATTTACCGGACGACGTGGTCGCACTGGTTCACGCCGACGAACCGCCATATACTCCCGTCAGTGAGCCGCTAATCCACATCAAAGCATATCTTAAAGACCTCATTGACAACGGCTTGATCGATTCTGCGCAGTATCGTGAGGTCATAGCCAAGATCTCTTGTACCTGGTTTGGAAACCGTACGCTACCTGCCCTCCGCACGCTGTTGAGTCACTCCGGCACTGGCGCAACGCAACTAGAGGAATCGTTAAGGCGGATGAAGCATTTTCAACGCTATCGAGTCAAGTGCCATGATTTCAAGGAATTCTTGGTTGCTCGACCTTGGGTCGCGGGTCGGAAATGA
- a CDS encoding YcaO-like family protein, protein MQRLSSSLRSISAEASIANAKLVARDLGITRVTDVTWLDKIGIPVFSGIRPYAAPEVLCVHAGKGMRAEEAKIGAYMESIEFALADYRRHMSRIKYGSVGEIISTFPAGMTFPTLCPQWGYAVGETTSLCYVEGREIFSGNTVRMPADLVFHPFQASNHSSLFGGTNTNGLCSGNTEQEAIIHGICEVLERDVISFNRLRNESRMVTRSSEPDSIRSMRKKVEEANLSLILRYTSNEYDLPFFSAYVLQPNDTDAIAIADGFGLHPIAEVAAVRAVAEAVQSRLSHIHGGRDDIIERVAYFETHGRDHEILATSMLRASVSDSSDPIDFEEIPSYERSITDLDSAMWQLRRAMQKAGFEYCVTVPLSEPDFPFSVIRVVIPGAEHVDPKSKRVGPRFAHALASQPAAESSLPREDA, encoded by the coding sequence ATGCAGCGCCTCAGTTCGAGTCTTCGTAGCATATCCGCGGAAGCAAGTATTGCCAATGCAAAGCTTGTCGCGCGGGATTTGGGTATTACTCGTGTAACGGATGTGACGTGGCTTGATAAAATCGGCATTCCCGTATTTTCCGGAATACGACCATATGCGGCGCCGGAAGTGTTGTGCGTTCACGCTGGCAAAGGGATGCGTGCAGAGGAGGCGAAGATTGGTGCCTATATGGAATCAATTGAATTTGCGTTGGCTGATTATCGTCGGCACATGAGCCGCATTAAATACGGTTCGGTTGGCGAAATCATCTCCACATTTCCGGCGGGGATGACTTTTCCTACGCTTTGCCCGCAATGGGGTTATGCCGTAGGTGAAACCACCTCGTTGTGTTACGTCGAAGGGCGGGAGATTTTCTCGGGCAATACTGTTCGAATGCCCGCTGATCTTGTGTTTCACCCTTTTCAAGCGTCGAATCATTCTTCCCTTTTTGGCGGGACGAATACTAATGGATTGTGCTCCGGTAATACAGAGCAGGAAGCGATAATACATGGAATCTGTGAAGTTCTTGAGCGGGACGTCATTTCATTCAATCGGTTGAGAAATGAATCCCGCATGGTCACGCGGTCGAGCGAGCCGGATTCAATTCGCTCAATGCGGAAAAAAGTAGAGGAAGCAAATCTATCGCTGATACTGCGATACACTTCGAATGAATATGATTTGCCGTTTTTCTCTGCGTATGTGCTGCAACCAAATGATACGGACGCGATAGCGATAGCGGATGGCTTTGGGCTGCACCCGATTGCCGAAGTCGCCGCCGTTCGCGCTGTGGCTGAAGCGGTGCAAAGCCGGCTTTCGCACATTCACGGCGGCCGCGATGACATCATCGAACGAGTGGCGTACTTCGAGACGCACGGTCGTGATCACGAGATCCTAGCAACCTCCATGCTTCGCGCATCTGTTTCCGATAGTTCTGACCCTATAGATTTCGAAGAAATACCAAGTTATGAGCGAAGTATTACGGATCTCGATAGCGCTATGTGGCAACTTCGCCGGGCGATGCAAAAAGCGGGGTTTGAGTATTGCGTCACCGTTCCGTTGAGCGAGCCAGATTTTCCTTTTTCTGTTATTCGGGTCGTTATCCCGGGCGCGGAACATGTAGATCCCAAATCTAAGCGAGTAGGTCCCCGCTTTGCACATGCGTTGGCTAGCCAACCGGCGGCTGAAAGCTCTTTGCCCCGGGAAGACGCGTAA
- a CDS encoding BON domain-containing protein — MKVIVGKAPGIVLLTAFVSGQVHGQVGAGLNEATTATAPAGKRLEKNVDRRPGYLVRTAISKDNGLGVSPVTVRAHDGAVTLEGSVPDGSQIDPTGATAPSVTGVTLVNSRHSIPLLP; from the coding sequence ATGAAAGTGATCGTAGGGAAGGCACCAGGAATAGTCCTACTCACAGCATTCGTGAGCGGCCAGGTCCATGGGCAGGTGGGTGCCGGGCTCAACGAAGCAACCACAGCGACCGCGCCGGCCGGCAAGCGACTGGAGAAGAACGTGGACCGCAGGCCAGGCTACCTGGTGCGAACGGCGATCTCGAAGGACAACGGCCTCGGCGTCTCCCCCGTCACGGTGCGCGCACACGACGGCGCCGTGACGCTGGAAGGGTCGGTGCCGGATGGGTCGCAAATCGACCCGACGGGTGCCACCGCGCCGAGCGTAACGGGCGTCACGTTGGTGAACAGCAGGCATAGCATCCCGCTGCTGCCGTAG